ACAAGCATCTGCGTAGCGATGATTTTCTCAGTGTCGAAGAGCACCCCGAGGCGACGTTCAAGTCCACCGATGTGGAAATGACCGGCGAAAACACCGCAAAGATCACCGGTGATCTGACGCTCAATGGCGTCACCAAGCCGGTGGTGCTGGATGCGAAATTTCTCGGTGAAGGCAAGGACCCATGGGGCGGCTACCGTGCCGGCTTCGAGGGTAGCACTACGCTCAAGCTCAAGGATTTCGACATCACCAAGAACCTCGGCCCCGCTTCGGAAGAAGTCGAGCTGATTCTCTCGGTTGAAGGCGTTCGACAGTAACAGGCGTTACCGGTTGTCGGAGTCGAGG
The nucleotide sequence above comes from Halopseudomonas xinjiangensis. Encoded proteins:
- a CDS encoding YceI family protein — translated: MKKTFAGIALGSLLALSGSLQAADYVIDKEGQHAFINFKISHLGYSWLYGRFNDFDGTFSWDADKPAESDVQVTIQTASVDSNHAERDKHLRSDDFLSVEEHPEATFKSTDVEMTGENTAKITGDLTLNGVTKPVVLDAKFLGEGKDPWGGYRAGFEGSTTLKLKDFDITKNLGPASEEVELILSVEGVRQ